From the genome of Homalodisca vitripennis isolate AUS2020 chromosome 8, UT_GWSS_2.1, whole genome shotgun sequence, one region includes:
- the LOC124367792 gene encoding uncharacterized protein LOC124367792 isoform X1, which translates to MSVLFTFSSIVLLASSSNVLGDEPCWKSEQDFLDDAPPDVICRGNLRCCGLDNIQCCPLGSPLADSSPQTLLPRVPALVAVFYMVLITLILWILCRAILSCLRNQDDIEETPFVLAVSDDDSKVYLKKRRLSKDSPVYSFTFP; encoded by the exons ATGTCAGTGTTGTTTACGTTTTCGTCCATTGTGCTCTTGGCGTCTTCGTCAAATGTTCTAG GTGACGAGCCTTGTTGGAAATCCGAACAAGACTTCCTGGATGACGCACCACCAGATGTCATATGTAGGGGGAACCTGAGATGCTGCGGCCTGGACAACATACAGTGCTGTCCTTT AGGATCGCCTCTAGCCGATTCCTCCCCTCAGACACTACTTCCCAGAGTTCCTGCACTAGTAGCTGTCTTCTACATGGTCTTGATCACCCTCATCCTCTGGATTCTCTGTAGGGCCATCCTTTCGTGCCTTAGGAACCAGGACGACATTGAAGAGACGCCCTTCGTGTTAGCAG TTTCAGATGACGACAGTAAGGTGTATCTGAAGAAACGAAGGCTCTCAAAAGATAGCCCGGTCTACAGCTTCACATTCCCGTGA